The Aspergillus luchuensis IFO 4308 DNA, chromosome 4, nearly complete sequence DNA window CAGGGGCTCAATCCAGAAGGTGACACAAGTTCACCTGTTCAACAGCTTTCGCAGGTTGCACCTCACTCGAGCGCCAGTGCTTCACAAACAGGAAATGCAGGCACAGCAGCTGCAcctgccgatgatgaggaagacccAAGGCTGTCCGCACCGTCATGTGTCGACTTattatcatcctcatcttcgactTCCGGGAACACTGACGTTCCGGTAGAAGACTTCCCGGATGACACTGGAGACCAAAGCTGCCCAACAGAATGGCCTGACGAGGAGCTTGAAGCTAGTACCAGGACTGACCTATCAAAGCGGCAGTTAGTGTATCTTATCATTATGTCCCAGACTGAGTCTAACTGATTGCCCTAGATTCAATTCTATCAAGAAATGGTTTGATAGTTTGGAGAAGCCATCTGTGGCAGATGAGATACGCCTGGAAAAAGCAAGGCAACAAGAATACGCTCGGAAGGAAAGGGTGGCAAGGAGAAAGGCCATCGAAAACCAGAGTGATCTCTCTCTCAGACATCGACGAGCCCAATGAATCCACTTCAAAAGAGGCTCCTACCGAGCAAAAGTCCGAGAGTTCTAATGCAATCCCTGTCAAGCCGCAGCCGAAAAAGAGACGGCAAAACAGGATTtcagcagaagaaaagcgaAAGAGCAAGGAACTCGGTCTTGCTGTTGTTCTTGCgcgccagaagaagagggagatgtCGAAGAGAGCACCCCGTAAGCGCAAAGATAGAGGGTTCGACAACGGAATCGCTGGCCCCAGTAAAAGACCGAAGCGAGGGCCCCTGGGTACCAAAAAATACCTAGAAtccctcctttcttctggAGTCGCGGAAGATGCACATGTCAACGCTTCACTGGATGCGATACCTGCTTCTATTGACAAGAATAAGATGAAAGCACTCAAACGACTTGTCGCTACCATTCCGAGTGTGGATCAGAAGGAGGCTAAATCtgacaagaaaaaaattCTTGAAGCTACTCGCAAGTTCACATGCAGTCCGAGAAGCGATGGAAAACTCGGGTGGAACATCAAGGGAATGAAAACAAGTTTATATCACTATCAGGTTCGTGTGCATATGCCccttattactattatactAGCTGACAGGTACGAAAAGCTACTTGGGGCTGCTTTTATGGTAAGGAGAATATACATCGATATCTTGGAATGACTTGCGGCTAAGATTAGAACAGCGTGACCGCGAAAGTTCGTCAGAGGGACCCTTTGGGGGACTCCTCTGTGATATCATGGGTTTCGGGAAAACTATTCAAGCACTGGGTGAGTGCatgtggaaagaaaaagtggCACAGCTAATCTGGGTCTAGCAAATATCGTAGATGGAAAACCTTCTGATCCGGAGGATCCTGAGAAGACGACGCTTATTGTTGTTCCGTCGCACCTAGTCACTCACTGGTAATTTTTGGTCAATGCTATGTACCCAACTTCCAGTCTGACTTGAACAGGAAAACACAGATCAACAGGCACTGTGACGAGAAAGCAATTGGTGATGTCCTTATATACAAAGCTAGTTCAAGGCTTGAGTCCCTCAATACAGTAGGAAGCCTCGCAAAATATGATGTTATGTACGGGTGCCATGCAGCTCTTTCAATATCAGGTGGTATACTGACGCAGTCATCAGAATCACTACATATGATGAAGTCAGGCGATCTTATCCACCAATGAAGCTCACCGATAGTATGAAGGACGACGAGAAGCTTTCAGCCTGGTGGGATCAATCCTTCGATGCAGAGGTCGGCCCGCTACATAAAATCAAGTTTCACCGAATCATTCTTGATGGTATGCTGTCTCCCACCCGCTCAATCTCACCTTTTGGCATCAATCGCGAGTTCTAGGTTTGACGACCAATTTGCAGAAGGCCACACCATCAAGAATCACATATCCTCAGTGTCGATCGCCGTCCGCTCTCTGACTGGCCACTATAAGTGGATTCTAAGCGGAACCCCAGTGCACAAGTAAGCTCGCACCTGATGTTCAGCTGCTGACTGGCGTTTAATGTTTTGTGGTTTCTGACATAGTATTCATAGCCATCTAGAAGAATTCTATCCGCTTTTCGACTTTCTCGGCGTTCCCGGCATCAAAGATGCTGGACTTTTCATAAAGAACTTTTGCAGCGTGCGTGACTTCCATTGATCTTTGGAGAGGAAATCTAAAGCCAATCCTTCTGTAGGATGACGAAGGCCATGACCGTCTCGTAAACCTATTGCGAGCTTTTCTGTTTCGGCGAACACACAAAAGTCGACTTTTCTCACTGCCAGTAATAAAACTACCGGATGTCAACGAAAGAATCGTCAGGGTTCAATTCTGCGCCGTCGAACGAGAGCTTTACAACGCCATATCAGAGGTCTTCATAGAAAACATCAATGGTACGCCAGAGACATATTTTGCCATGATAAGTTTTTCAGGAGAATATCACTGACATTAAATCAGGTTGTGCCCATTTCGATCAACCCAAGTTGGCACAGTATCGATGCTTTCTATCAATGATTTTGATGCTTCGTATGTTCTGCAGTCATTTGCTTACAACGCAGTGCATAGTTAAGAGGCTGCTTTCAGAAGGGAACTTGATGAAAAGACTTACTAGAATTGCCAAGGGAAGTGGGGAATCAAATCCGTCAAATACCATAGTTCAATGGCTCTCA harbors:
- a CDS encoding uncharacterized protein (COG:L;~EggNog:ENOG410QDFK;~InterPro:IPR027417,IPR000330,IPR038718;~go_function: GO:0005524 - ATP binding [Evidence IEA]), translated to MEGSSEELEQPKITQEAAAGSEDVQESDKQGSSLQSESFDPQQILLEAIDRRRQQYNSRQAFFLSNLGFDIHNSIRHTGNSPSEFLSVPNDQVPAAQTGLDESLFVPQEEYASLYLPSLGPDVPSMSPDDQNFVELLQGLNPEGDTSSPVQQLSQVAPHSSASASQTGNAGTAAAPADDEEDPRLSAPSCKTSRMTLETKAAQQNGLTRSLKLVPGLTYQSGNSILSRNGLIVWRSHLWQMRYAWKKQGNKNTLGRKGWQGERPSKTRVISLSDIDEPNESTSKEAPTEQKSESSNAIPVKPQPKKRRQNRISAEEKRKSKELGLAVVLARQKKREMSKRAPRKRKDRGFDNGIAGPSKRPKRGPLGTKKYLESLLSSGVAEDAHVNASLDAIPASIDKNKMKALKRLVATIPSVDQKEAKSDKKKILEATRKFTCSPRSDGKLGWNIKGMKTSLYHYQLLGAAFMRDRESSSEGPFGGLLCDIMGFGKTIQALANIVDGKPSDPEDPEKTTLIVVPSHLVTHW